Genomic segment of Ailuropoda melanoleuca isolate Jingjing chromosome 1, ASM200744v2, whole genome shotgun sequence:
AGAAAACCCCccacagtacttttttttttttaattttatttattcatttgacagagatagagaaagccagcgagagagggaacacaagcagggggagtgggagaggaagaagcaggctcccaggggaggagcccgatgtggggcttgatcccagaacgccgggatcacaccttgagccgaaggcaaatgcttaacgactgagccacccaggcgcccccacaattcTTAATATCTGTTTCATCTCCCAAATCTTGTGGACCTTATAGAGGAAATAACCCACTAAGAACTCTTAATTGGTAGAAAAGCTAAATGAGTGTCCTGCACATTCGGATTTTGGTTTTCTTACAGCAAAAGTACCCAAGCTGCTTTTGTGTGTATAAGTTTTTGATTTAAGAATGAagggtctgggggcacctgggtggttcagtcagttaagcgtctgccttcagctcaggtcatgatctcagagtcctggaatcgagccctgcatcgggctctctgctcctcagggagtcggcttctccctctccctctgtggctccccctgcttctgctctctcgctttgaaagaaagaaagaaagaaagaaagaaagaaagaaagaaagaaaaagaaggaaaaagaaaagaaaaaagaaaaaagaaaaaagaaaagaaagaaaagaaaagaaaagagaaaagaaaagaaaagaaaagaaaagaaaagaaaagaaaagaaaagaaaagaaaagaaaagaaaagaaagaataaagggtccaggggcgcctgggtggctcagtcagttaaatatctgccttcggctcaggaagtgatctcgggtcctaggatcgagccctgtgtgaaGCTCCCTGCTtatggtgagtctgcttctccctctcccactgtccccctctccccctcatccctgctcatgctcttgctctctctcaaataagtaaaatcttaaaacaaaacaaaacaaaaagaataaagtgtcCAATATTTGCAGGAATACTTGGAAGTAAAAATACTGAAGGCGAGGAATCCTTGCCCTGCAGTTGATTTGCTTTTTGATAGAAGTCACTGATAAATTATCAAACACTCTTCATCCCCATAAAGTTTAAGTAAATTTTTGGTAAGATTGATGCTGCTGAGAACAAAAGAATAAGCACTGCATATAAAAAAAATGGGCCTTTGTTCTCTTAGTTTCCTTTCATAGGGTAGGAATTTTACtacagaaagtagagaaaatcaCGAAATTAGGAAAGTGTCTACCCCATGTAGACTTCAAAGAAAGTCAAGTGTTGGAAGAATTCATAGCTATAAATGATCTTTATAAGTTGAAATAAGGGTGGGGGGCATCAGAACAGATGATAATgtgaaataaagaatgaatgcGTTTGGGACCTGTGATGTGACACATGTATCAAGTGACATATATATTCTGCCTAGAAGACTAGTATCATCAAGTGCATCATGACTTGACTACCACAAGCAGAGCAGTGCATGGGTGCAGGAAATGGCTTAAAATATCCTGTGGGAGTGGGCAAACCTCCAAGACAGCCATCTTCAAAAATTGATGTGTTGTCCAATGGAAATGAGCTGAGACTCATTCTAGAAAGAACTGAGATTACTAGGTGAAAGTTTTAAGGGAAGATTCAGCTAAAAATCTAAAACAAGCCACTTTTGTAGCTAATGAGATTTCCATCTTGAGGGCACTGGGAATATCTTGTCAGgatattgtaaatgggattccAGTCTGGTAGAGGACTGGAGATAATTGCTAAACTTCCAAATGGTAAACTTTACGGGTCTGAACATTGTGAGCAGACAAATTGGTTTTTGAGCATGTTTCATTTATCACTTAATATCGTTTGTCtcctgtttctaaaataaatgattctTATTTATCAggatttttaattatgaatagCAAAAAGCATTCTGCTAGATCCCAAACCTTCCCATTTTGTTTGTGAATAAAGCATTGAACATCAAAACATCCACATAGGCATTTAACTCACCTAAATTGAATTTGCTCGCTTGCTTCAATGTTATCCACTCTTATACCACAGCTATTTCTGTGGAAGAATAGCCTATGAGTCAGATATTTGGTAAGTTTTGGACATTCTTTTCTCAACAAAATGGAGGTTTTTTGCACTCCAACACTTTTGTTCAGAAGTGGAAGGGAAATGCTTTAGTGTGAAAGGAACGACTCAAACGGCACAGAAGCCACAGCAAGATAAACCTTCTCaatctctcctcttcctcagggTATCAATCTTCATTACCCTACTACACAGAGGTGGAATACAAGTCATAGAACCAGAAAAAATATGaccattattttagaaattttgtaaTACTTGTCAGAAACACCTGAAAACAATTTAAGTCAAAGTGATGTATGTTGCTTTCTGAGGCAAGGAAGAATCTCTTTAAGATGGCTCCTTCGGTCCAATACTTCAAGGCAATTACCTTATAAACTTTCTTTAGAACGAGAGCATTTTCCAGGTTCTGGGGAACTTTTTTAGTGATCCACACTGCCTCTGATTAGAGATAAAAAGACATGGGGCATTTTTGccatgttttgtgatttttactGGTTTTTCAGCATCTTAGATGAATCCCCTCTAACATTCCAAACTAATGTAAagcaattttaatatttaacttatGCCACAGtaaacacactcacacaaaagaaagaaaaactaaaatcgACTCTTAGTCTGCATACAGTTTAAGCTGAAACACGGTAAATAAGGGAACCTCAGTTAAACTATTTCACTGAAGCCATTCAAACTgagatctgatttaaaaaaaaaaaaatcctcatacaTCTTGCCATTACCACTGCTGCTTCCTCATGACACTCTTCATTAAGTAAACGTGCTTGGCAACAATCAAcgtgtgtttttgtttaaaagaaatgacTATGAATAGTTCAGTTAGTTAGCAACTTGGCTATCCAGATGGCAACAATTTTGAGGCAGATTGTGAAAGGggtatcaattatttttaattaagccACCTTTCCTCATCGCAGACACTGTCTACCTCTGAAGCAGGGCTCTGAGCGATCTGCGGGGTGACCTTTGGTAGAGGGAGATGACTAATAGCTTTGAAGATTCAACACTATTACCTGGATTCCAAGGCACACGCATTACTGCACTTTCCAGTTGTAAAACCACAAACACTACGTATGTTTGATTATGACGATCTTTTCAATTCAATTAAAAGCAGAAGGTAACCTGTTTTTATGTGTCACGCGGATGGCACACCCAATGATAAGGGTATATAAATGCCCCAGTCCACGAAGTGGCATTCAAACTCAGAATCTTCTCATTGCACAGCACATCTCCTATCACCATGTCCTACAACTGCTGCTCTGGAAACTTCTCCCAGTCCCTTGGGGGATACCTGCGCTACCCAGGATCCTTCTGTGGTTCATCCTACCCCAGCAACCTGTTCTGCAGCACTAACCTCCGCTCGCCCAGCACCTGCCAGCTGGGTTCCTCCCTCTACAGTGGCTGCCAGGAGAACTTCTGTGAGCCCACCAGCTGCCGGACGTCCTACCTGGTGTCCAGACCTTGCCAGACATCCTGCTTCCCCTCGAGGACCTCCACATTCTTCAGTCCCTGCCAGACGACTCTCACTGAGTCTCTGGGCTTTGGCTCCAGCGGCTTTCAATCTTTTGGTTGtggctctccctctctgggctttggaTTGGGTGGTTTCCAATCAGTGGCCTGTGGTCCCAGTGCTTTTTCATCTCTGGGTTGTAGATCCAGCTTTTATCGTCCACTCCACTTCTCTTCTAGAAGCTGCCAGTCTGCTTTCTACCAACCAACCTGTGGATCTGGCTTTTACTAATCTTACGTTTGAACATATCATTAGCTTGCAAATACCTACTGTGTCCAGTAATTTACCACAATACCAACTATGTCAGGATCCATGCTATCCGTTGATCTCTGTCCTATCATTAGCTTACAAATTTGACTTGTACTGTTACCTACTATGGCTTAGAAATGATTTGAATTCTGGTAATTGGAAAATACATTCACTGAAGAAAGATGCCGAAACAGCTTTCTTGTAGTTATATAGAGATGTAATATtgaaacatatttctttcttaatatctttCTTACTATCTCCTGGTTATTTCTCCTAGTgcatttgtttcaaattttacaaaatggaaaaatgtaagtttaaataaaaatatgttacatGACATTCACAtatatgttttcatattatttgtttGCTCTGTGTCTTCAAAACTATTTCTAAATATCTGACTggatatttctgtatttgtatttatcattcaaaaattttttacgaaaggggcgcctgggtggctcagtcggtagagcgtcttgctcttgatttcggttctggtcatgatctcagggttgtgggattgaaccccatgttgggctctgtgctcagcacatagttggcttctccctctccctctactctccctactcgtgctctctctctaaaatatatactttaaaaaataaaatcattaattgtctttttggtttgaaagaaattatctttaataTCTACTCCATACCTTTATATGATAAAACCTAGAAACCCACTTTTAAGACTATGAACCATTGTGGCCTTTTGTTCTGTACAGGGTTAGAAATttctatgtttttatataaaataattacaaattgtaATGGATATTAAATACACCACATAATTTTGGAAGGGAGGCTACTCTCATAAAATATACCCTAAAGCACATGCAGAAGTGGAG
This window contains:
- the LOC100474410 gene encoding keratin-associated protein 14-like, which gives rise to MSYNCCSGNFSQSLGGYLRYPGSFCGSSYPSNLFCSTNLRSPSTCQLGSSLYSGCQENFCEPTSCRTSYLVSRPCQTSCFPSRTSTFFSPCQTTLTESLGFGSSGFQSFGCGSPSLGFGLGGFQSVACGPSAFSSLGCRSSFYRPLHFSSRSCQSAFYQPTCGSGFY